The sequence below is a genomic window from Mycobacteroides abscessus ATCC 19977.
TCAGAGCGCCGCCCGCTGCGAGCCGCCACGGTCGGTGCGGCGCCATCGCCGAATCACCCGCCATGAGGTTCAGGGGCATTCCTGTTACACCCTGCATCCCGACGGCCGCTGGGACGGTTTGCATGTCTTTCATCTTCACGGTGGCGGTTTCGTCGAGCAGCCAGAGAAGCATCACTGGCGGTTCGCGGACAACCTCGTCGGCGCTCTTGGCTGCCGCTACAGCATGTTCATGTACCCACTTGCTCCCGAACACGATCATCGCGAAATCACCGCCGTGAGCCGCCGTGCCTATCGCGAAATGATGGCCGATACTCCGCAAAGCGGTCGGGTGTTGTTCGGCGACTCTGCCGGTGGCAGCCTCTCACTGGGCATCACGCAGGAACTTCGGGACCGTGGCGAGGCGCAGCCTGCCTGCATAGCGCTGTTCTCGCCCTGGCTGAACATGGCCGTCGACCACGAGCTGTCGCAGGTCATTGAACCTCATGATCCCGAGCTGGGTCTTGCAGGTCTGCAGCAGGCAGGGCGGTGGTACGCGGCGGATCGCCCCCTCGATGACCCCGAGCTGAGCCCGGAACATGCCAATCTTGCCGGTATTGCGGCATTGAGCATTTTCATCGGCACGCGCGACATACTGCTCCCGGACGCACTCCTGCTGCATTTCAACGCCTGCACCGTAGGTACCACTTCCCGGCTCCAGATCTACGACGGCATGTTCCACAACTGGGCAATGAAGCCCATCCCTGAGGCTCACCGAGCCCGTAGACAGCTGATCGAATTCCTTGCCGAGAGCACTCGCGCGGCGGCATTGAGCGAAAAGGAGCAAACTCATCATGATCGTTCGGACAACCGAAGAGATCACCGGAACCGACCGACAGCGCGACACCGAGAACTGGACGTCGAAGCGGATCGTTCTCGCGGATGACGGCGTGGGCTTCTCATTCCATGAGACGACGATTCATCCTGGCACCGAGACGCCGCTGCACTACCCCGACTACATCGAGGCCGTGTGGATCGTCGAGGGTCACGGACAACTGATCGATCGCGATCACGGCGCAACACATCGGCTTGCGCCGGGAACCATGTATCTGCTCGACAAGCATGACCGACACACCATCGTGGCCGACTCGCGTATTCGGGCACTTTGCGTCTTCGTGCCGGCGGTACCACCAGGGAGCCCATGACTCGCTGGTGGGCTCTGACGCCGCCTCGGCGGACACAGACATGCGCAGAAGCCACCCCAGCCACACATTTACGGTGTAAATTAGTAGTTCAATAGGCCGTAAATGGCTGTGTCACTTGATAAATGAGGGGTGCAGTGAGGGGTTCAACAGGGACGCCTGGGCTCGAGGACGACGACAAATCGTGGGAAGTCGCCGCCGTTTTGGGTGGAGGATCGCATCCACATGTGGGCACATTCCAGTACTTCATCGACGGCCAGCGCTGGGTGTGGTCGGACACCATCGCGCGAATCCACGGCTATCAGCCAGGGCAAGTGCAGCCCACTACCGACTTGTTATTGAGCCATAAGCATCCCGACGACCGTGCCAAGGTTGCCGAAATCTTGCACCGCGTACAAGCTGGCGGGCCCTTCAGCAGCCGTCATCGCATCATCGACACTCACGGCGCCACCCACTGGGTTGTCGTGGTGGGCGACCAAATGATGGACGACAGCGGCGAGGTAGTAGGAACCGAGGGCTTTTATATTGACGTCACCGACGGCCTGCAGTCCGACATTACGACGGAAACTTCCAGGATTCTCAAATCCCGTTCCATCATCGATCAAGCCAAGGGGGTATTGATGGTGGCCTACGGGATCGACGATGCGCGGGCCTTCGAGGTTCTGAAGTTGAGCTCTCAGCTGGCTCAAGTCAAATTAGCCACTGTCGCAAGACAATTCCTCGATGCTATTCGGTCTCACGGGTTGCCGCCCGAGACGGTCCGGACCATCGATCGGCTGTTGGTTCAAACCCGTCAAAGCTATCAAAAATAGGCCGCGATGGTGACTAGTGCGCGTGCCCGCACACAGGAGATTGGCAGGTGGGGAAACTAGCCTGATCCCTCAATCCGAGAATTGACGGGAAGCGCACGATGACGTTCAGCTCGCCGACAGAGCCACTTGCCTGGGCGACAGCGTGGCGTGCATGGCATTTCGATATGGCAGCCACGGTATGCGCAGTCCTGCTCGTGGCCGGATACGCCTGGCCGCTGTCCCGTGCCCGCCGACACCGATCCGACACCAGCGCGGGCTGGGTGAGTTGTTTCGTCATCGGTATTGGATGCTGGGTCCTGGCGAGCATGAGCTTTGTCGGTGTCTATGCACACACGCTGTTTTGGATCCGGGCCTTGCAGGTTGTACTGCTGCTACTGGTCGCGCCATTCTTCCTCACACTTGGCCGGCCGATGACGATCACGCGGAATGCACTGCCGCAGTGGGCGCTGGACGGGTTGAGCCGCGCGGTACCGTCAACGCTGGCGAGGACTATGACCCACCCGCTGACAACATCCCTGGCGATGTTGGCCACGCCCTGGTTGCTATATCTGACGCCGTGGTACACAGCGTCACTCACCAATGGTGCGCTTGGCGCCGCGACGCGAATCATGTTGGTGTTGATCGGGTTTTCCTATTTCTATGCGCGGCTACAAGTGGACCCGGTGCCCCGACGGTACCCGCAGCTGATATCGCTGTTGATCAGTGTCGCCGAGACCATCGGTGACGGGGTGCTCGGTTTGGTGCTTTGGCAAGGCCCGCTGGTGGCGTCTACCTACTACCTCGCGCTACACCGCTCCTGGGGACCGGATCTGCGGACCGATCAGACGATCGGCGCCGGCATTCTCTGGATTCTCGGCGACGTCCTTGGGCTGCCGTTCCTGGTGCTGCTCATGCGCGCATTGTCCGCGGACGACAGGGCACACGCTGCACAGATTGATGCCGAACTCGACCGGGTGGGCCAATCCCCGTCCGCAACGGCCACCGCGCCCGCCCAGGATCTGGCCACATCCACGCTATGGTGGGAGAACGACCCGCAGCTGCGTGACCGGTTCGGACGGCACTGAGATTGTTGGGCTTCCTACCCCTTCCACTGGGACGTAACCCGGACTTCTGTACAGTACGTCTATTTTTCGGGCAGTATGTACAGATGGACGTCCCTCAGTGCGCTCTATCGTCACTCACTGAAACCCCGTCGGCATCGTCACAACGTCCGTCACGACCGCCCTCCCCTGCCGTGGATAGATCAACGCCCATCGGACGTGCCGTCGCGGGGTTTTACCTGGCCTTCGAGGCTGTCGACGACTCCGATCGGCTTCGTGAAGCCGCCAATTCGGTGGGCAGCCGACAAGCTCCTGAATCAGACTCTCGTGGCAAGTACCTGGCTCTGGCCAACGCGATCACCAATGTGGAAAAAATTCGGCGTCATGCGGCGCGCACGTTGCGTGATATCGCCGCCAGCGCTTCGAATACGGCCACTCGCCTCACAGATAGCAGGACAGGCCTGCCCTCCGATATCAACGACGCGATCAACGCAGCAGTACGCCACGAGAGCGTCGCGGTCTGCCAGCGTGCCGTGGGCATGATCAACGACCAGACCCGGCTGGTTCTGGACCTCGACGAGGTCACCGCCACCATGTCGGTCGATGAGTGGTTGATGAGCCACCGTCTGGCCGATTGATCGGTATCAGCTGTGGCTAGGCCGCTTCTAAATTCTCGCCCAGCGCCGCCCGCTCGACGCTGAGGAGGCTCTCGGCGCGATGCTCCCGCTCGTACGCCTTGCCACCACCGTTGAGGCCGAACAGCCGCTTGCTCCACAGCAGCCAGACCACCGCCACAATGTTCACCAACAGCGCCAAAACTCGCAGTACGGTTACTTTTTCGATGAGCTCGTAGATTTCCAGCGGTAGAAAAATACTGGTGGCGATGACAGCGAAGTACTCACCCCAACGCTTCATCAACCAGAGTCCGATCGCTTCGATGAACTCGATCGAGGCATAAGCGGCAAGGCCC
It includes:
- a CDS encoding PAS and ANTAR domain-containing protein, which produces MGTFQYFIDGQRWVWSDTIARIHGYQPGQVQPTTDLLLSHKHPDDRAKVAEILHRVQAGGPFSSRHRIIDTHGATHWVVVVGDQMMDDSGEVVGTEGFYIDVTDGLQSDITTETSRILKSRSIIDQAKGVLMVAYGIDDARAFEVLKLSSQLAQVKLATVARQFLDAIRSHGLPPETVRTIDRLLVQTRQSYQK
- a CDS encoding alpha/beta hydrolase; this encodes MVSVRARAFIAAARLQRKKSFYATAAGMRRRLSAHQSAARCEPPRSVRRHRRITRHEVQGHSCYTLHPDGRWDGLHVFHLHGGGFVEQPEKHHWRFADNLVGALGCRYSMFMYPLAPEHDHREITAVSRRAYREMMADTPQSGRVLFGDSAGGSLSLGITQELRDRGEAQPACIALFSPWLNMAVDHELSQVIEPHDPELGLAGLQQAGRWYAADRPLDDPELSPEHANLAGIAALSIFIGTRDILLPDALLLHFNACTVGTTSRLQIYDGMFHNWAMKPIPEAHRARRQLIEFLAESTRAAALSEKEQTHHDRSDNRRDHRNRPTARHRELDVEADRSRG
- a CDS encoding cytochrome c oxidase assembly protein, which codes for MTFSSPTEPLAWATAWRAWHFDMAATVCAVLLVAGYAWPLSRARRHRSDTSAGWVSCFVIGIGCWVLASMSFVGVYAHTLFWIRALQVVLLLLVAPFFLTLGRPMTITRNALPQWALDGLSRAVPSTLARTMTHPLTTSLAMLATPWLLYLTPWYTASLTNGALGAATRIMLVLIGFSYFYARLQVDPVPRRYPQLISLLISVAETIGDGVLGLVLWQGPLVASTYYLALHRSWGPDLRTDQTIGAGILWILGDVLGLPFLVLLMRALSADDRAHAAQIDAELDRVGQSPSATATAPAQDLATSTLWWENDPQLRDRFGRH
- a CDS encoding ectoine synthase, whose translation is MIVRTTEEITGTDRQRDTENWTSKRIVLADDGVGFSFHETTIHPGTETPLHYPDYIEAVWIVEGHGQLIDRDHGATHRLAPGTMYLLDKHDRHTIVADSRIRALCVFVPAVPPGSP